A single Bremerella cremea DNA region contains:
- a CDS encoding sugar phosphate isomerase/epimerase family protein has translation MKFGMNLLLWSGDPDDSLLPVIEELKAAGFDGVEIPLFNLDVDKWTKYGEKIKAMDLKCTAVTVRNEEDNPISPDAAVRAKGVELNKKTLDCCAALGAETLVGPYHSAIGYFSGAGPTEDEWKWGVDSMRQVAEYAGNVDVMLGVEALNRFECYLLNVHKDSARFVREVNHPNCKVMYDTFHSNIEESDMAQAIRDCSDVLHHVHISENNRATPGTGHVDFDTNFDALKEVGYDGWMVVEAFGLALPEIAAATKIWRKMFDTELQLAKDGLAFMKQEVAKRW, from the coding sequence ATGAAATTTGGCATGAACTTGTTGCTTTGGTCTGGCGATCCCGACGATAGCTTGTTGCCGGTGATTGAAGAATTGAAGGCCGCAGGCTTTGACGGTGTCGAGATTCCGCTGTTCAATCTGGACGTCGACAAATGGACGAAGTACGGCGAAAAGATCAAGGCCATGGATCTGAAGTGTACGGCCGTGACCGTCCGTAACGAGGAAGACAACCCCATCAGCCCCGACGCTGCCGTGCGTGCTAAAGGTGTCGAGCTGAACAAGAAAACGCTCGATTGCTGTGCTGCCCTGGGGGCGGAAACGCTGGTCGGGCCTTATCACTCGGCGATCGGCTATTTCAGTGGTGCCGGTCCGACGGAGGACGAATGGAAGTGGGGTGTCGATTCGATGCGTCAGGTTGCCGAATATGCTGGCAACGTCGACGTAATGTTGGGTGTCGAGGCACTCAATCGCTTTGAGTGCTACTTGCTGAACGTCCACAAAGATTCGGCTCGCTTCGTGCGGGAAGTCAATCATCCCAATTGCAAGGTGATGTACGACACGTTCCATTCCAATATCGAAGAATCGGACATGGCCCAGGCAATTCGCGATTGCTCGGACGTGCTGCATCACGTGCATATTTCGGAAAACAACCGTGCCACGCCAGGCACCGGGCACGTCGATTTCGATACGAATTTCGATGCCTTGAAGGAAGTGGGCTACGACGGCTGGATGGTGGTGGAAGCGTTTGGCTTGGCTCTGCCTGAAATTGCTGCCGCCACCAAAATTTGGCGGAAGATGTTCGATACCGAGCTGCAACTCGCCAAAGATGGGCTGGCGTTTATGAAGCAGGAAGTCGCCAAACGCTGGTAA
- a CDS encoding Gfo/Idh/MocA family protein, giving the protein MAKKQLRVGLVGYGFMGRTHSNGYKRVPDFFPELEYQPVLKAVCGRSEEKTKAFAEQWGYESYETDWEKMIARDDIDAIDICTPNDTHAPISIAAAKAGKMVLCEKPIGRTAAEGEEMVKAVEDAGVANTIWYNYRRLPAVSLAKKIIDSGKLGRIFHYRANFLQDWTISAELPQGGAGLWRLDATAAGSGVTGDLLAHCIDTALWLNGSIKDVNAMTETFIKERVHTATGEKQAVTIDDACTFFCHFENGSLGLFESTRYARGHKALYTFEINGENASIRWDLHDLNKLEYFDHADESEVRGWRTIHITDGDHPYMDHWWVPGLCIGYEHSFVHQVADFLKSLEDGKPCEPTFRSALETAKVCDAVLASAAEKCWKDV; this is encoded by the coding sequence ATGGCAAAGAAACAACTTCGTGTCGGTCTAGTCGGGTATGGCTTCATGGGCCGTACGCATTCCAACGGTTATAAACGCGTTCCCGATTTCTTTCCGGAACTGGAATACCAGCCTGTTTTAAAGGCGGTATGCGGTCGGAGCGAAGAAAAGACCAAGGCCTTCGCCGAACAGTGGGGCTACGAGTCGTACGAGACCGATTGGGAAAAGATGATTGCCCGCGACGATATCGACGCGATCGATATCTGCACCCCCAATGACACGCATGCTCCGATCTCGATCGCCGCCGCCAAGGCCGGCAAGATGGTGCTGTGCGAAAAGCCTATCGGCCGTACCGCAGCCGAAGGAGAAGAGATGGTCAAAGCGGTTGAAGATGCCGGTGTGGCCAACACCATCTGGTATAACTACCGCCGTCTACCGGCCGTTTCGCTGGCCAAGAAGATCATCGATAGCGGCAAGCTCGGCCGGATCTTCCATTATCGCGCCAACTTCCTGCAAGACTGGACGATCAGCGCTGAATTGCCGCAAGGTGGTGCTGGGTTGTGGCGGTTAGATGCCACTGCCGCTGGTTCTGGGGTAACAGGAGACTTGTTGGCTCACTGCATCGACACCGCTTTGTGGCTCAACGGCAGCATCAAAGACGTCAATGCGATGACCGAAACGTTCATCAAGGAACGTGTTCACACGGCCACCGGCGAGAAGCAGGCCGTTACCATCGACGACGCTTGTACGTTCTTCTGCCACTTCGAGAACGGTTCGCTCGGTCTGTTCGAGTCGACCCGCTATGCTCGTGGCCACAAGGCGCTATATACCTTCGAGATCAACGGTGAAAACGCCTCGATCCGCTGGGACTTGCACGACTTGAACAAGCTGGAATACTTCGATCACGCCGACGAAAGCGAAGTCCGTGGTTGGCGTACGATTCATATCACCGATGGCGATCACCCCTACATGGATCATTGGTGGGTGCCAGGGCTATGCATCGGATACGAACACAGCTTCGTGCATCAAGTTGCCGACTTCTTGAAGAGTTTGGAAGATGGCAAGCCGTGCGAGCCAACCTTCCGCAGTGCCCTGGAAACAGCCAAAGTGTGTGATGCCGTTTTGGCCAGTGCCGCCGAGAAGTGCTGGAAAGACGTTTAA